The DNA sequence ATCACCCAGACCCAGCCCTTTTTCTTGTTTTTTCCAGCCTTGCTGCCATTGCTACCGGAACCGTGGCCAGCGTTGCCGCCTTTGACGTGCGCGTTGAGCGTCTCATCGGTGCTGCCCGCATTGTTTACGCCAGCTTTGTTATCGGAGCTATTACTAGCGCCCTCGTTTGCGACGGCATTTCCCGAATTCGAAGGCTCGTCGGCAATATTCGTCTGAGTGCCGCTTGCATTCATGGAGGTACCGGTAACGTTGTCGTCTCCGACTCTTTCCGAATCATCAGCGATATTGGTATTCCCAGCGTTTTGCGAACTACCGACAGCATTCGCCGAACTTCTGTCAGCGTTTGCCGCCGTTCCGCTTTCGTTGGTGCCTGTTACGTTGTTATCGGTTGCGTCGTTTTCGCTGTACGCACCTGAGTTGGTAGGCATACTTTCCTCTTTGATAGATATTATTAACTTCGCTAGCCGCCCTTACGGGTCGTCTGCGGTTTCCATCATACGAATACCGATAGATTTACGCCTCCGGCAGCGTATGATGGAAACGCAACACCGGCGACAAAGCGTTCGTTGCATTGTGCCAATGAAACGAAGGGAAGGCGGGCGAAATGTTACTCGCGATTGATATCGGCAACACGAACATCGAAATCGGCGTGGTGGACGACAGCTCTCCCGCCGCCACCATCACCGACACCTGGCGCATCACCACCAAGACCTTCCGTACCAGCGACGAATATGGCCTGCTTCTGCTTCAGTTCCTTGAATCGGGTGGCTACACTCCCGATGACGTCGAGGACGTCATCATCGCTTCGGTGGTGCCGCAGATCATGCATTCCTTCCGTTCCAGCATCGTCAAATTCCTTGATATCGATCCGATCATCGTCGGCCCGGGCGTCAAATCCGGGCTTTCCATCCGCCTGGATGACCCGAAATCATTGGGCGCGGATTGCTTGGCGGACTGCGTCGGCGCGTTCGAAATATACGGTGGCCCTGTTTTGGTCGCGGATTTCGGTACGGCGACCACGTTCAATTACGTCGATGTCAACAAGGCCATCACCGCCGGCCTGATCAGCCCCGGATTGCAGACCTCGATTAGTTCGTTGGTTTCCGGCACCGCCCAACTTCCAGAAGTGGAAATCACCAGACCGGATTCCATACTGGCCAAAGGCACCAAAACGGCCATGCAGGCGGGGTTATATTACAACTTCCTTGGTGGCATCGAACACACCGTCGAGCAGTTCCATCGTGAGATAGATGAGGATTTCAAAGTAATCGCCACGGGTGGCCTCGGCTCGATTTTCAAGGATGACACCGACGCCATCGACGTTTACGACCCTGATCTGATCTTCAAGGGCATGTCGGCCATCTATCGACTCAACGCCTGAACGGCACGCTAACCGCTAACCGGCATCATTGCATCATAAAGCCCTGATTCGTGCCGTACTCCTTGATGTCCTTCTGCCATAGCGTAATTCCGTACATCAGGCTGATCTTGGGACCAGGGTCCTCCGGAAGCTTCAGCGGGCTTCCGTCGGTGTTCACCTGTCCGACGTTGATCTGATTCTGGACTTTCTGCAAGGCACGATCGGCATTCGTCCACTTGTAGGACTGCCCCACCGTCGCACGGAAATCTCCTCGTGCGTAGACCTCGAACGGCAAATACTGATAACCCAACGACACGTTCTCGGCAGCACGCGAAAGCACGCGGTTGAACTGCTGACCCCCGAAATACGGAACATCAATGCCGCGCGAATCCTGAATCGTGGTTTTGGTAAGGAACTGATGGCTATTCAACGTCGCCTTGTCGGCGGGGAACGCACCGCCATCCACACGTTTGGATATGCCGGACTGGTCCAGGCAGACATAGCGGATGAAACGCATCGCAGCTTCGGGCTTGCGTGTCAGATGCAGCACGGCGAGCGCCGATCCCCCGTTCTCTGCATTGGTCTGCGAGCCATCGGCCGTCGGCATCGGGGCGACACGCCAAAGTCCCGCGCTTCCGGGCACATCGGAAAGCAGCAACGAAGGCATCCATGCCCCCGAAAACACCGAAGCGACCGACCCTTGGGCAAGCGCGTCTTTCCATCCATCGGACCAGGTGTTGAGCTGGGTGTCGATAAGCCCTTCGTCGATCATTTTCTGCCAGAATGCCGTAAAAGACTGCGTCCCCTGGTCATCGGAAAGGTTGACGGTCACGGTTTTGCCGTCGCCGCTGGTATGGAACGGACGGCCGCCATTGAGCCAGATCATCGCATTGTAGAAGCTCGCGTCCCCGGCGTCCGCCGCGATGTAGACGCCTATGGCCTTGAGCTTTTTGGCGGCTTCGTAATAATCGTTCCACGTGTGTATCTGCGAGGCGTCCACCCCGGCCTGACGGAAGACATCATCATTATAGAAAAAGGCCATGGGTCCGGAATCCATCGGCACCCCGTAGACCCGGCCGTTCATGTGCACGCTCGACCACGTACCCGGCGTGTAGTTGTCGCCGTACCCTTGCGTCTGGTCGGTGATGTCACGCAACTGGCCGCTTACGGCGTACTGCGGCAGGGCGAAATACTCGAGCTGCACCACGTCAGGCATATTATAGCCGTCCTGGATGGCGGAATTGAGATTGTCGTAACCGCTGGTGGCTTTGATATCCACACGGATATCGGGATTGGCGCGCTCGAAATCGCGGGCTTCGGCCTTCATGCTCGGTTCCCACGACCAGACCGTGACCACGGTGCGGTTGTCCTGCTGGCCGCAGGCGGCCGTTGTGGCGAGCAATATGAACATGGAAGTCAACGCCGCAAGCAGCTTCAGGCGCCAACGTGCTTTCATGCCATCACTCCCCGGTCGTTCCATCTTGTCAACATCGAGATTACACCATGGCCGAAAACGTTGAAAACGACGGGCCAAGCACCCGAGCCTCTTTTCGGCTACCTTTGTTTCCGTTGGATTTCGTCGGTCTTTTCCGACTTTCGACGATGCGCGACCTGCTTGGAACCGTACCAATTCAGCCGAGCGGAACCCGTGAAATGAATGTACGCGGTTCATGGCTGACCGGATCGACAAAACGCACCGAACGCGCCACCAGTTGCAGCGGATTCGAAAAATCCGCATAATCAGGTTGCGTGATGTTCGGATACAAATCATCGCCTTTGATTGGCAGGCCCAATGAATTCATGTGAACCCGCAACTGATGCGTTTTCCCGGTTTGGGGACGGAGCAGGTAACGACGATAACCCTGAGTGACGATCCCTCCTTCGGTATCGCCCAGCTCGATGACCGTTTCGGCGTTGACAAGACCCGGAATTTCGTAGGCCTGCAGCCGGCCGCGGTCTTTGACGATATGCGAGCGCCGTTTCAACGGGAAAACTGCGGGAGGACTAAGCTTGCTGAGCGTTCCGGTTTTGGGGACGGCTATAGGCCTGCAGGGTGCAAGACATTCGTAGACTTTCTCTACCCGATGCTCCTGAAACAGCATCTGGTAGTCCCGACGCCTTTCCGGATTGCGCACAAACAGCACCACACCGGCAGTCAGGCGGTCGAGCCGGTGCGCCGGCGTGATCTGCGGCTCCTTAAAGTGCTTGCGCAACCTGACCAACGCCGTCTGCCGGTACCACATTCCCCGCGGCGTAGTGGCCAGGAAATGCGGCTTGTCCACCACGATGATGTTGTCGTCCTCGTAAAGAACCGTCAACGCAAACGGCACTTCCGGTTCATCGAAAACAAAGCGATGTCCTGATTGCAAAATGTATTACTCAACCGTCACAGACTTGGCGAGGTTGCGCGGCTTGTCGACGTCATAGCCTTTGAGCTTGGCCACATCCAGCGCAAAGAGCTGCAACGGCACCACATCGACCAGCGGGCTTAAAAGCGTCGGACATTCGGGCCGCCAGAAGACGATATCCGCATACTTCTCCGCGTCCGGATCGCCGACTTCCGCCACGGCGATGGTGAAGGCACCACGCGCCTTGACCTCTTCGATAGCGGAGATGACTTTGTTGTGCAAGACGTTTCTGCCACGCGAGGACGGAACGATGACCACGACCGGCTCGCCTTCCTCGACCAGCGCGATAGGCCCGTGCTTGAGCTCGCCGGCGGCGAATCCCTCGGTGAAGGTGTAGGCGATCTCCTTGAGTTTCAGCGCGCCCTCCATGGCCACCGGGTAGCCGACATGACGTCCGAGGAAGAGGAACGACTTGGCATTGAGCAGTTTCTTTGCCGCGTCGTTGACGGCTCCCGCTTCGTTGTCGAGCACCCACTGGATCTTGCCCGGCATGGCCTTGAGCTGGTCCAAGATCTGGTGAATCTCGTCACGATACAGCGTGCCTTTGATCTGCGCGAAATAAAGGCCAAGGAGGTAGGCGGCCACGATCTGCGAGACGAAGGCCTTGGTGGAGGCCACGGCTATTTCCGGGCCGGCATGTGTATAGAGCACGGCGTCGGATTCGCGCGGAATCGTGGAACCCTGGGTATTGCAGATGGCGAGCACGCGCGACCCTTGTTCGCGGGCATGGCGCAATGCCATCAGCGTGTCCATGGTCTCGCCGGACTGCGAGATGGCGACCACCAGCGTGCGCGGGGTCAGAATCGGGTCGCGATAGCGGAATTCGTGCGCGAGCTCGACCTCGACGGGAATGCGCACCCAGTGCTCGATGGCGTATTTGGCCACCATCCCTGCGTAACTAGCGGTACCACAAGCCACAACGATGATCTTGTCGATCTGCTTGAACGTCTCTGGATCGATATGCAGCTCGTCGAGCTTGATGTCCCCGTCTTCGTCGAAGCGACCCAGCAACGTATTACGAACTGCCGCAGGGTCCTCGTGGATTTCCTTGTCCATAAAGGAGTCCCAGCCACCCTTTTCGGAAGCGCTGGCGTCCCAGTCGACGGTAAACCGCTTGGAATCGGTGACGGGGTTGCCATCGAAATCGGTGACCGTC is a window from the Bifidobacterium sp. ESL0745 genome containing:
- a CDS encoding type III pantothenate kinase, with product MLLAIDIGNTNIEIGVVDDSSPAATITDTWRITTKTFRTSDEYGLLLLQFLESGGYTPDDVEDVIIASVVPQIMHSFRSSIVKFLDIDPIIVGPGVKSGLSIRLDDPKSLGADCLADCVGAFEIYGGPVLVADFGTATTFNYVDVNKAITAGLISPGLQTSISSLVSGTAQLPEVEITRPDSILAKGTKTAMQAGLYYNFLGGIEHTVEQFHREIDEDFKVIATGGLGSIFKDDTDAIDVYDPDLIFKGMSAIYRLNA
- a CDS encoding sugar ABC transporter substrate-binding protein; translation: MKARWRLKLLAALTSMFILLATTAACGQQDNRTVVTVWSWEPSMKAEARDFERANPDIRVDIKATSGYDNLNSAIQDGYNMPDVVQLEYFALPQYAVSGQLRDITDQTQGYGDNYTPGTWSSVHMNGRVYGVPMDSGPMAFFYNDDVFRQAGVDASQIHTWNDYYEAAKKLKAIGVYIAADAGDASFYNAMIWLNGGRPFHTSGDGKTVTVNLSDDQGTQSFTAFWQKMIDEGLIDTQLNTWSDGWKDALAQGSVASVFSGAWMPSLLLSDVPGSAGLWRVAPMPTADGSQTNAENGGSALAVLHLTRKPEAAMRFIRYVCLDQSGISKRVDGGAFPADKATLNSHQFLTKTTIQDSRGIDVPYFGGQQFNRVLSRAAENVSLGYQYLPFEVYARGDFRATVGQSYKWTNADRALQKVQNQINVGQVNTDGSPLKLPEDPGPKISLMYGITLWQKDIKEYGTNQGFMMQ
- a CDS encoding pseudouridine synthase gives rise to the protein MQSGHRFVFDEPEVPFALTVLYEDDNIIVVDKPHFLATTPRGMWYRQTALVRLRKHFKEPQITPAHRLDRLTAGVVLFVRNPERRRDYQMLFQEHRVEKVYECLAPCRPIAVPKTGTLSKLSPPAVFPLKRRSHIVKDRGRLQAYEIPGLVNAETVIELGDTEGGIVTQGYRRYLLRPQTGKTHQLRVHMNSLGLPIKGDDLYPNITQPDYADFSNPLQLVARSVRFVDPVSHEPRTFISRVPLG
- the glmS gene encoding glutamine--fructose-6-phosphate transaminase (isomerizing), producing MCGIVGFAGNKTACGKPLEVCMQGLERLEYRGYDSAGVALAAPGMQTVAVRKKSGRLANLAEDIKRSPMPDATVGIGHTRWATNGEPSDVNAHPHTSQDGKIAIIHNGIIENAEKLRMDLQSEGYTFASATDTEVAAKLLGKIANIIVEETGKPDLFEALRRMARMLSGAFTILAVDIRQPDIVVGARHDSPLVVGLGDGENFLGSDVAAFVAYTKEAMELDQDQAVCISGDTVTVTDFDGNPVTDSKRFTVDWDASASEKGGWDSFMDKEIHEDPAAVRNTLLGRFDEDGDIKLDELHIDPETFKQIDKIIVVACGTASYAGMVAKYAIEHWVRIPVEVELAHEFRYRDPILTPRTLVVAISQSGETMDTLMALRHAREQGSRVLAICNTQGSTIPRESDAVLYTHAGPEIAVASTKAFVSQIVAAYLLGLYFAQIKGTLYRDEIHQILDQLKAMPGKIQWVLDNEAGAVNDAAKKLLNAKSFLFLGRHVGYPVAMEGALKLKEIAYTFTEGFAAGELKHGPIALVEEGEPVVVIVPSSRGRNVLHNKVISAIEEVKARGAFTIAVAEVGDPDAEKYADIVFWRPECPTLLSPLVDVVPLQLFALDVAKLKGYDVDKPRNLAKSVTVE